A region of Mesorhizobium sp. AR02 DNA encodes the following proteins:
- a CDS encoding CerR family C-terminal domain-containing protein translates to MIKLSDTRNPRRETSPADLTRAALVRAALKLFGRQGFDGTSTREIAAEAQANIGSIAYHFGGKEGLRTAAADFIVETIQAVAGQALGAGQALGNVQAPAAGSASPDAARAQLFAALERMVGFVVASPQAGEIVQFVLRELSHPTAALDRIYDGVFEPTHRRLCQLWEQATGEPAESERTRLTVFTLIGQVIYFRIGREAVMRRMGWHDIGTAEAAKVVAVTTDNLSAILAARMGSKPRMGSKQ, encoded by the coding sequence ATGATCAAACTGTCTGACACCAGAAATCCACGCCGTGAGACCTCTCCGGCCGACCTGACCCGCGCCGCTCTCGTCCGCGCGGCGCTGAAACTGTTCGGCCGGCAAGGTTTCGACGGCACCTCGACCCGCGAGATCGCGGCCGAGGCGCAGGCCAATATCGGTTCGATCGCCTATCATTTCGGCGGCAAGGAAGGCCTTCGCACTGCCGCCGCCGATTTTATCGTCGAGACCATCCAGGCGGTCGCCGGCCAAGCACTGGGCGCCGGTCAGGCGCTCGGCAATGTGCAAGCGCCTGCGGCGGGATCGGCCAGCCCGGATGCGGCGCGCGCGCAGCTGTTCGCGGCGCTGGAGCGGATGGTCGGCTTTGTCGTGGCAAGTCCGCAAGCCGGTGAGATCGTGCAGTTCGTATTGCGCGAACTCTCGCATCCGACGGCGGCGCTCGACCGCATCTATGACGGTGTGTTCGAGCCGACGCATCGCCGGCTATGCCAGCTCTGGGAGCAGGCGACTGGCGAGCCGGCCGAAAGCGAACGAACCCGGCTCACCGTGTTCACGCTGATCGGCCAGGTCATCTATTTCCGCATCGGCCGCGAGGCGGTGATGCGCCGCATGGGCTGGCACGACATCGGCACCGCCGAGGCGGCCAAGGTGGTGGCGGTCACAACGGACAATCTCAGCGCCATACTGGCCGCCCGAATGGGATCAAAACCCCGAATGGGATCAAAACAATGA
- a CDS encoding helix-turn-helix domain-containing protein, whose product MNGLIFEALKRTLKAKGVTYRELAERMGVSEPTVKRIFHERNCKLDRLVEICAAAGVELENVLGSMNRGPGPVNHIAPEIERRLAGRPALLFIFVMLSEKFTPEGIMRSQGLSEASMFLYLRDLEELGLIALGRGLTARLLVETPIQWNFEGPLRPLFEMTNKNFIGWAITHIENEATFVSFSRRMRPETAEMVRREAEDLAERAKLLAHHDQHTTPEDGLTGYKWTFAFGATPFPAIMPIGPHPRDAGARPPAQSAAKGRRPLPA is encoded by the coding sequence ATGAACGGTCTGATCTTCGAGGCGCTGAAGCGGACGCTGAAGGCGAAGGGCGTCACCTATCGCGAGCTTGCCGAGCGCATGGGCGTTTCCGAGCCGACGGTGAAGCGCATCTTCCACGAGCGCAACTGCAAGCTCGACCGGCTGGTGGAGATCTGTGCCGCCGCCGGCGTCGAACTGGAAAACGTGCTCGGCTCGATGAACCGGGGGCCGGGGCCGGTCAACCACATCGCGCCCGAGATCGAGCGTCGGCTCGCCGGCCGGCCGGCGCTGCTGTTCATCTTCGTCATGCTGTCGGAAAAATTCACGCCTGAAGGCATCATGCGCTCACAAGGTTTGAGCGAAGCTTCGATGTTCCTCTATCTGCGCGACCTTGAGGAACTCGGACTGATCGCGCTCGGGCGGGGTCTCACGGCAAGATTGCTGGTCGAAACGCCGATCCAGTGGAATTTCGAAGGGCCGCTGCGGCCACTGTTCGAGATGACCAACAAGAATTTCATCGGCTGGGCCATCACCCATATCGAGAACGAGGCGACCTTCGTCAGCTTCTCCAGGCGGATGCGGCCGGAGACGGCGGAGATGGTGCGGCGCGAGGCGGAAGACCTCGCCGAGCGCGCCAAACTGCTCGCCCATCATGACCAGCACACGACGCCCGAGGATGGCCTCACCGGCTACAAATGGACGTTTGCCTTTGGGGCGACGCCGTTTCCGGCGATCATGCCGATCGGCCCGCACCCGCGCGATGCCGGCGCCCGCCCGCCCGCCCAGTCTGCCGCAAAAGGGCGGCGCCCGCTTCCAGCTTGA
- a CDS encoding CHAD domain-containing protein produces MSFRIDPRLPLTGEVRRILAEEIGKALQHLDAARSRPEQGLHKCRKRLKSARALLRLVHSGDETFCMTENQCYRNVAALLAGPREATALIETIDRLAAAFPKESADGGLDAVRDRLIARQHDLHEGAGLEAAIGAATAACEDRMKRIESLALPDQPEQAADVLAEGARVTLRRARKALDRAGARGEADDFHDLRKAAKTHGMHLSLLGRLWPTPIKARRKAVDELGERLGELHDLFVMRALLEADDEPLGPHEDTKLLGKLLKRSEKSLRKSCLAEAAELFGDNPKHATKKLARKARDDLAGASSPEDLAAVAS; encoded by the coding sequence ATGAGCTTTCGCATCGACCCGCGCCTGCCGCTGACCGGCGAGGTCAGGCGCATCCTTGCCGAGGAAATTGGCAAGGCACTCCAGCATCTGGATGCGGCGCGCAGCCGGCCGGAACAGGGACTGCACAAATGCCGCAAGCGGCTGAAGAGCGCGCGTGCCTTGCTGCGACTGGTTCATTCCGGTGACGAAACATTCTGCATGACGGAGAATCAGTGCTATCGCAATGTGGCGGCGCTGCTTGCCGGCCCACGCGAGGCGACAGCACTGATCGAGACCATCGACCGGCTGGCGGCAGCTTTTCCCAAGGAGAGTGCCGATGGCGGGCTCGATGCCGTGCGCGACAGGCTGATCGCCCGTCAGCACGATCTGCATGAAGGCGCCGGCCTCGAGGCGGCGATCGGTGCGGCGACCGCCGCCTGCGAAGACCGCATGAAGCGGATCGAAAGCCTCGCCTTGCCCGACCAGCCGGAACAGGCGGCCGACGTGCTTGCCGAAGGCGCCCGCGTCACCTTGCGCCGCGCCAGGAAGGCGCTCGACAGGGCCGGCGCGCGCGGCGAGGCCGACGATTTCCACGATTTGCGCAAGGCGGCCAAGACGCATGGCATGCACCTGTCGCTGCTCGGCAGGCTCTGGCCGACGCCGATCAAGGCGCGGCGCAAGGCCGTCGATGAACTGGGCGAGCGCCTCGGCGAACTGCATGACCTCTTCGTCATGCGCGCGCTGCTCGAGGCGGACGACGAGCCGCTTGGGCCGCACGAGGACACAAAGCTGCTCGGCAAGCTCCTGAAGCGCTCGGAAAAGAGCCTGAGGAAATCCTGTCTTGCAGAAGCCGCCGAACTGTTCGGCGACAACCCCAAGCACGCGACGAAAAAACTCGCCCGCAAGGCGCGCGATGATCTTGCCGGCGCTTCGTCTCCCGAGGATTTGGCTGCCGTGGCGAGCTGA
- a CDS encoding YiiX/YebB-like N1pC/P60 family cysteine hydrolase: MTEPSDTLLDRLGRWLAGRLQEESSGYEPYTPSDPETLRRTLEPGDILLVEGNQKISAAIKYLTQSTWSHAAFYVGDTLPEPEDGSERPRLIEVTIGEGCVAVPLSRYRTYNTRICRASGLTPEDRDKVVAFMIGKLGLKYDLKNIFDMLRYFFPTPPVPVRWRRRMLAFGSGDPTRAICSSLIAEAYGQIHYPILPEITRAPGRASAQSTYMRKEILHIRHHSLYTPRDFDLSPFFRIVKPTLEYGFDYRQMVWDDKAAGAETRAAD; this comes from the coding sequence ATGACCGAGCCCAGCGACACGCTCCTGGACCGACTTGGCCGCTGGCTCGCCGGCCGGCTGCAGGAAGAATCCTCTGGCTATGAGCCCTACACCCCATCGGACCCTGAAACGCTGCGCCGCACGCTGGAGCCGGGCGACATCCTGTTGGTCGAGGGCAACCAGAAGATCTCGGCGGCGATCAAATATCTCACCCAGTCGACCTGGTCGCACGCGGCCTTCTATGTCGGCGACACCTTGCCCGAGCCGGAAGACGGCTCGGAGCGGCCGCGGCTGATCGAGGTCACGATCGGCGAAGGCTGCGTGGCGGTGCCATTGTCGCGCTATCGCACCTACAACACCCGCATCTGCCGGGCGAGCGGGCTGACACCGGAGGATCGCGACAAGGTCGTCGCCTTCATGATCGGCAAGCTTGGCCTGAAATATGACCTCAAGAATATTTTCGACATGCTGCGCTATTTCTTCCCGACGCCGCCGGTGCCGGTGCGCTGGCGCCGCCGCATGCTGGCCTTCGGTTCCGGCGACCCGACGCGGGCCATCTGCTCCTCGCTCATCGCCGAGGCCTATGGCCAGATCCACTACCCGATCCTGCCCGAGATCACCCGCGCCCCGGGCCGCGCTTCGGCGCAGTCGACCTATATGCGCAAGGAAATCCTGCACATTCGCCACCACTCGCTCTACACGCCGCGCGACTTCGACCTGTCGCCGTTTTTCCGCATCGTCAAGCCGACCCTGGAATATGGTTTCGACTACCGGCAGATGGTCTGGGACGACAAGGCTGCCGGCGCGGAGACGAGGGCCGCCGACTAA
- a CDS encoding CYTH domain-containing protein, with translation MGKEVERKFLVSSTAWRGLVEADIRILQFYLATAPGRTVRIRISDGVSAELTLKFGSRGRERDEFEYPIPLAEAVEMLDFAVGRVIEKTRHHVRHRGYLYEVDVFGGALAGLVVAELETPEDVPDEMLPDWLGREVTGEQKFYNASLALGGIPEIAA, from the coding sequence ATGGGCAAGGAAGTCGAGCGCAAGTTCCTGGTCTCCAGCACCGCATGGCGGGGCCTGGTCGAGGCGGATATCCGCATTCTCCAGTTCTATCTCGCCACCGCGCCTGGTCGGACCGTCCGCATCCGCATCAGCGACGGCGTTTCCGCCGAGCTGACGCTCAAATTCGGCAGCAGGGGGCGCGAGCGCGACGAATTCGAATATCCAATCCCGCTTGCCGAGGCGGTGGAGATGCTGGACTTCGCCGTTGGGCGTGTCATCGAGAAGACACGTCACCATGTTAGGCATCGCGGCTATCTCTATGAAGTTGATGTCTTTGGCGGCGCACTCGCGGGACTTGTGGTGGCCGAACTCGAGACTCCGGAAGATGTGCCGGACGAAATGCTGCCTGACTGGCTCGGCCGTGAAGTGACCGGCGAGCAGAAATTCTACAACGCGTCGCTCGCCCTCGGGGGGATACCGGAGATCGCCGCATGA